DNA from Bacteroidota bacterium:
ACCAAGCCATACTCAGCGGTAAACACGCGGCAGAAGATGCAATGGGCGGCTGCGTGACCAAGCCAACATTCAATATTCCCGAAATAGCACGTGCCTGAAGAACAGTCCTCAGAAGATCCCCTTGCGCCCATTCGCCTTGTGCGGACCGACCGCATGAGTGATTCGATCTACATTCGCGCCGGTAAACGATCATTCGATCTTTTGCTCTCTATCCTCCTCGTACTCCTTCTCTTGCCGTTTCTTCTACTATTCACCTTTGCGATCGCTATTACAAGTCGCGGACCGGTCATTCTTTGCCAGCAACGGATCGGATTGTGCGGCAAGCCGTTTGGATTTCTGAAGTTCAGATCAATGCGGCTCACGATGAAGATGATGGATATCGATCAACATGCCGCTGGACTTGCACGCCATGGGATGCTACTCAAACCGGATAACGATCCACGAGTCACCCGCGTCGGGCGATTTCTTCGCAAGCATTCGTTGGACGAGTTGCCTCAACTCATAAATATCATCAAAGGCGAAATGAGCTTCGTGGGGCCTCGTCCACTCCTGCCGTTCATGGTCGAGCCATATCCCGAAGAGAATCGTGCGAGATCTACCGTACTACCGGGACTCACTGGCTTCTGGCAGATTTATGCTCGTAGCGAAAGTAATTCGCTTCTACAAATGATCGACTACGATCGACAATATATCGAAAGCATATCACTCCGGACTGACCTGCGAGTGCTAATGGCCACGCTGCCAAACATCCTGTCTGGCAAGGGTGCAAAATAACTACTGCGCTTCGTGGATAACGACATATGTCATCAGCGAGCGAGCATTAGCGGAAGTTTCTCGATGCGGCCATTCGTGCGGATAAGACACTCGTACATCCCATCGGGCAAGCCTACGGGATTCCATATGAATGTATGCTCTCCAGCCGTTAGCTCACCCGAGAATATCTTCGTGACTTCAACGCCGAGCAAGTTCACGACCGTGAGATCCGCATAACCACTTTTTTCAAGCGTAACGGATATATTTGTGGATAGCGAAAAAGGGTTTGGGTAAGTGCGAAGCTCGTGCTTCGCTGTCGACGGTTGCGACACTGCCGCTGGGCCGATCATTTCGGAGAGCGGGCGACGCCAAATGCCTTGCTCGGCACCGTAATACGTGCCAGCAAAGAGATTGGTGTTATCGGTCATCAGACGACAGATGCTCGTAGAATCGGACATCTCTTCATTCTTCGCATTCCAGGTCTCACCATCGTCACTGGTCACAAAGATCCCGTAGAACGATCCAACGATCAGATCGCCGCCAATAGGAAGCAGCGTGTTCGCCGAAACCTGATATGGCGGCAGCAGGCTTGTTGCCCGGTGCCAGGAAGCACCGCCCTTTGACACGAAAATTCCCGTTTGGGTGGCCACAAACAGGTTGGATCCGACTGTGGCGAGTGAGAAGGCTCCGGAATCGGTGAGACCTGCGTCAAACGGTTGCCACGTATTCCCGCCGTTGGTCGAACGATAAATCCCATCGCCGGCAGCATACAACACCGTCCCAAGCATGCAGAAGTCATTGACATATTCCGACGTGATTCCCGTCGAAGCACGCGTCCACGTATCACCCCCATTGGTCGAGCGTAGCACGCCACTCAGACCAGTCGCTGCGAAAATTGTATCTCCGACCGCGGCGAAGGCACGGACTTCATCATACGCGCCTGTATTCAATAAGGCCCACGTCGTGCCGCTATCGGTCGAACGGTAAATTTGGGCGTAGAATGTTCCCGCGTATAAGTCCACCCCGCAGGTTGCTAGCGCCGTGATGTGTGTTTGGGACAGGAGAGCGCTCGCCGAGACCCAGTTTAGACCTCGGTCAGTCGAGACGAGTACGCCGATCTCCTGCGTGCCTGCAAACAACTTATCTCCGAGAATAGCGAATGAGTTAACCGAGCCACCCGAAGGAGACGTTGTCGATATCCATTGGCCCCACGCCGGTGCCGCGAACAGGACATAGCAAAGTATGGCAGGATAAGCAGATCTCTTCCAACGCATAAGAACCTGTCCTTAGCAAAGGCGGGAACAGTGTTGAAAGTGCCCGTTTGGGACCTTCTACCGCTCCAACATCACCCGCAGCTTCTCGACTCGCCCATTCATGCGGATTAGGCACTCATACATTCCATTGGGCATGGCTGCGGGATTCCACCTAAATGTGTGCTCCGATGCATCCAACACGCCCGAAAAGATGCGCGCGACTTCCCCGCCGAGGAGATTCACGATGGAGACGTCTGCATAGCCGCCCCCTTCCGGCGTGAAGGAGATTGCTGTGGATTGGGAGACGGGATTCGGGTAACATTGAACCCGGACCGAGGTTGTTGGAAGTGATGCAACAGCACTCTCAATGCCAAAATCTGACAGAGGGCGGTACCAGACACCCCAGCTATCCGTGCCGGCGAAGAGATTTTTCCCAAGCACCGCGAGGGACGTCACGGTGGTGTGCGGAAGGCTATAATCCGGAAGGCCACTCGCTGTCACCCAGGTTTCGCCGTCATCCGAAGAGTACAAGAGTCCTAGATTGCTATTCAAGAATATGCGACCGTTGCCGATGGTGAATATTCCTGTCCCGAAATCCGTAAAACCTGGTAAGTTCACGTTGATGTGAGACCATGTGTGACCATCATCTCTTGATATATAGTCAGCGTTGACATACTCGCCATCCGAATAGCCTGTCGAGGCAAAGAGATTGTGTTCGCCTGCGACAATAAAGTAGAAGAAATCATCTTTGTCTGTATCGATTCCGGCATTCGAAGGCTGCCACGAATCCCCCCCGTTCGACGACCGATAGATCCCGGAGTATCCAACTCCAAGGAGGAGATCGGAGCCACGACGAAGAAGTGGCCCCATACCATGGACCCCAAGCCCATTGTTGACTCCTACCCAGGTTACGCCTGAATCAACGCTGCGATAGACGCCGTATGCCACGGCGGCCAAAATTGTATCGCCAAAGGTCACAATCCCAGCGACATCGCCGCTGCCATACGTCGGCCGCTCGACTGTTCCGGGCATCGTCGTATCGATCACCGCTAATGACCGGCCCGGAATCGGAGACCTCACGATTTCACCATCGGAGATAAGCGCGCGTCCCCCATTCGTGAAGATGACTCC
Protein-coding regions in this window:
- a CDS encoding sugar transferase — translated: MPEEQSSEDPLAPIRLVRTDRMSDSIYIRAGKRSFDLLLSILLVLLLLPFLLLFTFAIAITSRGPVILCQQRIGLCGKPFGFLKFRSMRLTMKMMDIDQHAAGLARHGMLLKPDNDPRVTRVGRFLRKHSLDELPQLINIIKGEMSFVGPRPLLPFMVEPYPEENRARSTVLPGLTGFWQIYARSESNSLLQMIDYDRQYIESISLRTDLRVLMATLPNILSGKGAK